One window of Posidoniimonas polymericola genomic DNA carries:
- the mtnA gene encoding S-methyl-5-thioribose-1-phosphate isomerase, producing MANTIEWIGDAGGFLRLLDQTKLPTETTYLDCRTVEDVWQAIKRLSVRGAPAIGVSAAYGVCLDAGSKESALAACDYLATSRPTAVNLFWALDRIRHAIEKHEASRLVASLLEEAKAIHAEDHDLCAAIGRHGADALADLPTGAGVLTHCNTGALATGGDGTALAVILELHRRGHEPKVYADETRPLLQGARLTMWELMERGVDATLITDSMNAQVMREGRVGAVIVGADRIAANGDAANKIGTYAAAIAARYHKVPFYVAAPSTTFDLTLTSGDQIPIEQRADEEITCGFGKQTAPVGAKTYNPAFDVTPAELITGIVTERGVFKPGEVAAALSSAQAK from the coding sequence ATGGCCAACACTATCGAATGGATCGGCGACGCCGGCGGCTTCCTGCGGCTGCTCGACCAGACCAAACTCCCTACGGAAACCACGTACCTCGACTGCCGCACCGTCGAGGACGTGTGGCAGGCGATCAAGCGGCTGAGCGTCCGCGGCGCGCCGGCGATTGGTGTGTCGGCGGCATACGGGGTTTGCCTGGATGCTGGTTCCAAAGAGTCGGCGCTGGCGGCGTGCGACTACTTGGCGACCAGCCGCCCGACCGCGGTCAACCTGTTCTGGGCCCTCGACCGAATCCGGCACGCGATTGAGAAGCATGAAGCGTCGCGACTTGTCGCGTCCCTGCTCGAAGAAGCCAAGGCGATCCACGCCGAGGATCACGACCTCTGCGCCGCGATCGGCCGCCACGGCGCCGACGCGTTGGCGGACCTGCCCACCGGCGCCGGCGTCCTGACGCACTGCAACACCGGCGCGCTCGCCACTGGCGGCGACGGCACCGCGCTGGCCGTGATCCTCGAGCTGCACCGCCGCGGCCACGAGCCCAAGGTCTACGCCGACGAGACCCGCCCCCTGCTGCAGGGCGCCCGGCTCACGATGTGGGAGCTGATGGAGCGCGGCGTCGACGCCACGCTGATCACCGACTCGATGAACGCCCAGGTGATGCGGGAGGGCAGGGTAGGGGCCGTGATCGTCGGCGCCGACCGGATCGCCGCCAACGGCGACGCCGCCAACAAGATCGGCACCTACGCGGCCGCTATCGCCGCCCGCTACCACAAGGTGCCGTTCTATGTCGCCGCGCCGTCGACGACGTTCGACCTGACGCTCACCTCGGGCGACCAGATCCCGATCGAGCAGCGCGCCGACGAGGAGATCACCTGCGGCTTCGGCAAACAAACCGCCCCCGTCGGCGCCAAGACCTACAACCCCGCCTTCGACGTCACGCCGGCCGAGCTGATCACCGGCATCGTCACCGAACGGGGCGTGTTCAAGCCGGGCGAGGTCGCGGCGGCCTTGTCGTCAGCGCAAGCCAAATAG
- a CDS encoding EcsC family protein, which translates to MDESSEPQLPARQLPTHQLPDYVLKELAEAREILEHRGIADRLTEMLGAPITASIKMLPDSAEKAIYGAVDKSLSLALDFAVNTLGDKDPVAPKPRLFSHKLMAGLSGAAGGAFGGATIAAELPFSTVLILRSVADIARSLGEDLTDMESRLACLEVFALDPGHSPGKSSNVEDDTEIGYLAVRLAMGRQIHEASQHVVKHGLTNKAAPPLVQFISTIGKRFGVVVSEKLAAQAIPVIGAVGGALINTYFIDHYQNLARAHFTIRRLEREHGAALIQAAYRSLPRK; encoded by the coding sequence ATGGACGAATCCTCCGAGCCGCAGCTCCCCGCCCGCCAGCTCCCGACGCACCAGCTCCCGGACTACGTGCTCAAGGAGCTCGCCGAGGCCCGCGAGATCCTCGAGCACCGCGGCATCGCCGACCGGCTGACCGAGATGCTTGGCGCGCCGATCACCGCGTCGATCAAGATGCTGCCCGACTCGGCCGAGAAGGCGATCTACGGGGCGGTCGACAAGTCGCTCTCGCTGGCGCTCGACTTCGCGGTCAACACGCTCGGCGACAAGGACCCCGTGGCACCGAAGCCACGACTGTTCTCCCACAAACTGATGGCCGGCCTCAGCGGAGCCGCGGGCGGTGCGTTCGGCGGCGCGACCATCGCCGCCGAGCTGCCGTTCTCGACCGTGCTGATCCTCCGCAGCGTCGCGGACATCGCCAGGAGCCTCGGCGAGGACCTCACCGACATGGAGTCCCGCCTGGCCTGCCTCGAGGTGTTCGCCCTCGACCCGGGCCACTCGCCCGGCAAGTCCAGCAACGTCGAGGACGACACCGAGATCGGCTACCTGGCGGTCCGCCTGGCGATGGGCCGGCAGATCCACGAGGCGTCGCAGCACGTCGTGAAGCACGGCCTGACGAACAAGGCGGCGCCGCCGTTGGTGCAGTTCATCTCTACTATCGGCAAGCGGTTCGGCGTGGTGGTGAGCGAGAAGCTCGCCGCCCAGGCGATCCCGGTCATCGGCGCGGTAGGCGGCGCGCTGATCAACACCTACTTCATCGACCACTACCAGAACCTGGCCCGTGCGCATTTCACGATCCGCCGACTCGAGCGCGAGCACGGCGCCGCGTTGATCCAGGCCGCCTACCGCTCGCTGCCGCGGAAGTAG
- a CDS encoding creatininase family protein, giving the protein MPARPYVLAECTLPMVREAGFRVAVLPWGATEPHNYHLPYATDNYEAGALATESARRAWERGARVAVLPGVPFGVNTQQLDLPLTINMNPSTQALVLRDVVDSLAGQGIANLVVLNFHGGNHFNQMIRELQARTEVFLCVVNGFAVVPRDGYFDQPGDHADELETSLMLHLESELVRPLAEAGDGAARQWRLTAFREKWAWAPRQWTEVTADTGVGDPAAATADKGARYFDAVAAKVADFLVDLAAADPKDRYE; this is encoded by the coding sequence ATGCCCGCCCGCCCCTACGTCCTGGCCGAGTGCACGCTGCCGATGGTCCGCGAGGCGGGCTTCCGGGTGGCCGTGCTGCCGTGGGGCGCGACCGAGCCCCATAACTACCATCTCCCCTACGCGACCGACAACTACGAGGCCGGCGCCCTCGCCACCGAGTCGGCCCGCCGCGCGTGGGAGCGGGGCGCCAGGGTCGCCGTGCTGCCCGGCGTGCCGTTCGGCGTTAACACGCAGCAGCTCGACCTGCCGCTGACCATCAACATGAACCCGTCGACCCAGGCGCTGGTTCTCCGCGATGTGGTCGACAGCCTGGCGGGGCAGGGCATAGCGAACCTGGTGGTGCTGAACTTCCACGGCGGCAACCACTTCAACCAGATGATCCGGGAGCTGCAGGCCAGGACCGAGGTCTTCCTGTGCGTGGTGAACGGCTTCGCGGTTGTGCCCCGCGACGGGTACTTCGACCAGCCGGGCGACCACGCCGACGAGCTCGAGACCAGCCTCATGCTGCACCTCGAATCGGAGTTGGTGCGGCCGCTTGCCGAGGCCGGGGACGGCGCCGCCCGCCAGTGGCGCCTCACCGCCTTCCGCGAGAAATGGGCCTGGGCACCGCGGCAGTGGACCGAGGTCACCGCCGACACCGGCGTCGGCGACCCCGCGGCCGCAACCGCCGACAAGGGCGCCCGCTACTTCGACGCCGTCGCGGCCAAGGTTGCCGACTTCTTGGTTGACTTGGCCGCCGCCGACCCGAAGGATAGATACGAGTAG
- the rplM gene encoding 50S ribosomal protein L13: MQKTFMANAGLLESGEIERKWLLVDAEDQIVGRLASDIAVILMGKHRPTYTPHCDTGDFVVVVNAEKIKFTGNKWDQKKYTWYTGYTRQRSITAGDRLDRKPEMILTEAVRRMLPKNKLASKMLAKLKVYAGPDHPHQAQAPEKVVLGGKGASRCGKSDS, translated from the coding sequence ATGCAAAAGACGTTCATGGCCAACGCCGGACTCCTGGAATCGGGCGAGATCGAGCGGAAGTGGCTGCTCGTCGACGCCGAGGACCAGATTGTGGGCCGTCTGGCGAGCGATATCGCCGTGATCCTGATGGGCAAGCACCGCCCCACGTACACCCCGCACTGCGACACCGGCGACTTTGTCGTCGTGGTGAACGCCGAGAAGATCAAGTTCACCGGCAACAAGTGGGACCAGAAGAAGTACACCTGGTACACGGGCTACACCCGCCAGCGGTCGATCACCGCGGGCGACAGGTTGGACCGCAAGCCGGAGATGATCCTCACCGAGGCGGTGCGTCGCATGCTGCCGAAGAACAAGCTCGCCTCGAAGATGCTGGCGAAGCTGAAGGTCTACGCCGGCCCCGATCACCCGCACCAAGCCCAGGCCCCCGAGAAGGTGGTCCTTGGCGGCAAGGGCGCGAGCCGCTGCGGCAAGTCCGACAGCTAA
- a CDS encoding VPLPA-CTERM sorting domain-containing protein, with amino-acid sequence MNRTLSLSVLSSLLSATAVVASAAAAPVYLNQDNMTVVVGPGTSSGTFHNTFNSGATITKVIDAPSADAEEFHDQSTHIWFTADDVGGGLELVFEFDASYDIDTLHFWNYTSEGYDVDNVDFFFFNAGGAQVGALSVQPDLGSSGGIEAQDIALAAPLNVKSVTAFLTGSNREVDFQNIGFSAELSQVPSPAASGLLLAGLITATGRRRSRG; translated from the coding sequence ATGAACCGCACCCTATCGCTCTCCGTGCTCTCGTCGCTCCTGTCTGCCACGGCGGTGGTCGCCTCCGCTGCCGCGGCGCCCGTCTACCTCAACCAAGACAATATGACCGTAGTGGTCGGGCCCGGGACATCGAGCGGGACTTTTCACAACACGTTCAACAGCGGCGCGACCATCACCAAGGTGATCGACGCCCCGTCGGCCGATGCAGAAGAATTCCACGATCAATCGACCCACATCTGGTTCACTGCCGATGACGTCGGCGGCGGGCTGGAGCTGGTCTTCGAATTCGACGCCTCCTACGACATCGACACGCTGCACTTCTGGAACTACACCAGCGAGGGCTACGACGTCGACAACGTCGATTTCTTCTTCTTCAACGCCGGCGGCGCACAGGTCGGCGCCTTGTCGGTGCAGCCCGACCTCGGTTCAAGCGGTGGCATCGAGGCCCAAGACATCGCGCTCGCAGCGCCGCTGAACGTCAAGTCGGTCACGGCATTCTTAACCGGCAGCAACCGTGAGGTCGATTTCCAGAACATCGGCTTCTCGGCGGAGCTGTCGCAGGTCCCGAGCCCCGCCGCTAGCGGTCTGCTGCTTGCCGGGTTGATCACCGCCACGGGCCGCCGTCGGTCGCGTGGCTGA
- the ald gene encoding alanine dehydrogenase: MIIGVPREIKKDEYRIAMLPVGAEELTRRGHQVLIESGGGLGSGLPDEAYLAAGAEMVENREEIFARADMIVKVKEPQPDEWPLIRPGQIVFTYFHFAASRELTEAMVHSKSTCVAYETLRDREGRLPLLTPMSEVAGRMSVQEGAKYLEKPQMGRGILLGGVPGVAPAWITILGGGVVGANAAKIAAGFGANVSLLDINMDRLRYLDDIMPPNVDVLFSDRHTIRKQLERADLVVGAVLIPGAKAPMLVEEEDLKIMQPGAVICDVAIDQGGCIATSKPTTHSEPTYMVNDVLHYCVANMPGAVGRTSTFALCNVTLPWAIKIAEHGVETAAVKSPELASAVNIFNGEVTNRPVADTFDLEYSTRFDQ, from the coding sequence ATGATCATTGGCGTCCCCCGCGAGATCAAGAAAGACGAGTACCGCATCGCCATGCTGCCGGTCGGAGCCGAGGAGCTGACCCGACGCGGCCATCAGGTGCTGATCGAGTCGGGCGGCGGCCTCGGGTCCGGCCTGCCGGACGAGGCCTACCTCGCCGCCGGGGCCGAGATGGTGGAGAACCGCGAGGAGATCTTCGCCCGCGCGGACATGATCGTGAAGGTCAAGGAGCCCCAGCCGGACGAGTGGCCGCTGATCCGCCCGGGGCAGATCGTCTTCACCTACTTCCACTTCGCCGCCAGCCGCGAGCTGACCGAGGCGATGGTCCATTCCAAGTCGACCTGCGTCGCCTACGAGACGCTCCGCGACCGCGAGGGCCGGCTGCCGCTGCTGACCCCGATGAGCGAGGTCGCCGGCCGGATGAGCGTCCAAGAAGGCGCCAAGTACCTCGAGAAGCCGCAGATGGGCCGCGGCATCCTGCTCGGCGGCGTGCCGGGCGTTGCGCCGGCGTGGATCACGATCCTCGGCGGCGGCGTGGTCGGGGCGAACGCCGCCAAGATCGCCGCCGGTTTTGGGGCGAACGTCTCGCTGCTGGACATCAACATGGACCGGCTACGGTACCTCGACGACATCATGCCGCCGAACGTCGACGTCTTGTTCAGTGATCGCCACACCATCCGCAAGCAGCTCGAGCGGGCCGACCTGGTGGTTGGCGCGGTGCTGATCCCCGGCGCCAAGGCGCCGATGCTGGTCGAGGAGGAGGACCTCAAGATTATGCAGCCCGGCGCGGTGATCTGCGACGTCGCGATCGACCAGGGCGGCTGCATCGCCACCAGCAAACCGACCACCCACAGCGAGCCGACCTACATGGTCAATGACGTGCTGCACTACTGCGTCGCGAACATGCCGGGCGCGGTCGGCCGTACCAGCACGTTCGCCCTCTGCAACGTCACGCTGCCGTGGGCGATCAAGATCGCCGAGCACGGCGTCGAGACCGCCGCGGTGAAGAGCCCCGAGCTGGCCAGCGCCGTCAACATCTTTAACGGCGAGGTCACCAACCGCCCGGTCGCCGATACCTTCGACCTCGAGTACTCGACCCGGTTTGACCAGTAG
- a CDS encoding sialidase family protein, protein MPVTRLLAATQLLALTAVIPIGAAEPSATEGPSTTTVYRAGQDGYHTYRIPTLIRATNGDLLAFAEGRKNGQADDGDIDIVLKRSSDGGTSWSDQQVLQDEWDAPTSDVFFGNPTPVVDSSDPDHPGRVWLVFTRNAQRFFTSHSDDHGRTWSDRFEITPQVADPDWKWCVPGPVHAIQLTSGPRAGRLVIPCDHRSRSTDGWGSHLIYSDDHGQSWQIGARETTELSSPLHPNECFALELPDGRLYINTRDQHGSDPATRAVTYSEDAGDSFVGPFQPDRLLRSPVVQNSAITLQDDDGPLILYSGPSHANKRVGLMLRISRDNGASWSRHCVISPGTAAYSDLTPLDNNRVGLIYETGESLYDEIVFCSFELSELEWADGAY, encoded by the coding sequence GTGCCTGTGACTAGGTTGCTCGCCGCCACCCAGCTCCTCGCGCTGACCGCCGTCATCCCCATCGGCGCCGCCGAGCCCAGCGCCACAGAAGGGCCCAGCACCACAACCGTCTACCGCGCCGGGCAAGACGGCTATCACACCTACCGGATCCCGACGCTGATCCGGGCCACGAACGGCGATCTGCTCGCCTTCGCCGAAGGCCGCAAGAACGGCCAGGCCGACGACGGCGACATCGACATCGTCCTCAAACGCAGCTCCGATGGCGGCACTTCCTGGAGCGACCAGCAGGTGCTCCAGGACGAGTGGGACGCCCCCACCTCGGACGTGTTCTTTGGCAACCCTACGCCGGTTGTTGATTCTTCCGACCCAGACCACCCCGGCCGGGTCTGGTTGGTTTTCACCCGCAACGCCCAACGCTTCTTCACCAGTCATTCCGACGACCACGGCAGGACGTGGTCCGACCGCTTCGAGATCACGCCGCAGGTCGCCGACCCCGACTGGAAATGGTGTGTCCCCGGTCCGGTGCACGCCATCCAGCTGACCAGCGGCCCGCGTGCCGGCCGGCTGGTCATCCCCTGCGACCACCGCAGCCGCTCCACCGACGGCTGGGGGTCCCACCTGATTTACAGCGACGACCACGGCCAGTCGTGGCAGATCGGCGCCCGCGAGACGACCGAACTCTCCTCGCCTCTGCACCCCAACGAGTGCTTCGCCCTCGAACTCCCCGACGGCCGCCTGTACATCAATACGCGCGACCAGCACGGCTCCGACCCGGCCACCCGGGCTGTGACCTACAGCGAAGACGCCGGCGATTCCTTTGTCGGCCCCTTCCAACCCGATCGCTTACTCCGCTCGCCGGTCGTGCAGAACTCGGCGATCACGCTCCAGGATGACGACGGGCCGCTGATCCTGTACTCCGGCCCATCCCACGCCAATAAACGCGTCGGGCTGATGCTGCGCATCAGCCGCGACAACGGGGCGAGTTGGAGCCGGCACTGCGTTATCTCCCCCGGCACGGCCGCTTACTCGGACCTCACGCCGCTCGACAACAACCGCGTCGGCCTCATCTACGAGACCGGCGAGTCGCTCTACGACGAGATCGTCTTCTGCTCGTTCGAACTCTCCGAATTGGAGTGGGCGGACGGGGCGTACTAG
- the rpsI gene encoding 30S ribosomal protein S9: MSTATEKDALGTGRRKTSVARVRIRPGSGKITINKREMEEYFPVQQDRNAVLAPLTQCELKDSVDVIILCHGGGNTGQAGACMQGIARALLKYDSDLNEKLREGAYLTRDSRMKERKKPGLHGARRGTQFSKR; the protein is encoded by the coding sequence ATGAGCACCGCCACCGAGAAGGACGCCCTGGGAACCGGCCGCCGCAAGACCAGCGTGGCCCGCGTCCGCATCCGCCCCGGCTCTGGGAAGATCACCATCAACAAGCGCGAGATGGAAGAGTACTTCCCGGTCCAGCAGGACCGCAACGCGGTGCTTGCTCCGCTGACCCAGTGCGAGCTGAAGGACTCGGTCGACGTGATCATCCTCTGCCACGGCGGCGGCAACACCGGCCAGGCCGGGGCCTGCATGCAGGGCATCGCCCGGGCGCTGCTCAAGTACGACTCCGACCTCAACGAGAAGCTGCGTGAGGGCGCGTACCTGACCCGCGACAGCCGCATGAAGGAACGCAAGAAGCCCGGTCTGCACGGCGCCCGCCGCGGCACCCAGTTCTCCAAGCGTTAA
- a CDS encoding Y-family DNA polymerase yields the protein MATTRWLYLDMNAFFASAEQHLQPELRGRPVAVVPTMTDRTCCIAVSYEARQYGIRTGTNVGLAKQLCPALRLVEGRHEQYVQLHHQIVAAIETVLPIERAWSIDEFACRLSLHHREREAALEVAHRVKEAVATRVGPCLRCSVGLAPNRFLAKVAAGMRKPDGLTHLGLDDLPHILHPLDLGDLPGIGRQMRRRLERYGVQTVRQLCATPPETMRLIWRSKVGDQWAQWLRGEDVADRPTSRGSVGHSHVLPPELRTDDGARAVMIRLLHKAAARLRRLGYTAGRIDVGVSQTGDGPDWRGGVKLGRVQDTPTLLRAFETVWASRPRDMQPLKASITLHGLTAEQGVSMPLFADHQQAVRASRVMDAVNAELGPTALYFAGMHEIRNAAPLRIAFTNIPDVAAEGSRDPGPVAAPRGDLP from the coding sequence ATGGCAACCACGCGCTGGCTCTACCTCGACATGAACGCGTTCTTCGCTTCGGCGGAGCAGCACCTGCAGCCGGAGCTGCGCGGCAGGCCGGTGGCCGTGGTCCCGACGATGACCGACCGCACCTGCTGCATTGCCGTCAGCTACGAGGCGCGGCAGTACGGCATCCGCACCGGCACCAACGTCGGGCTGGCCAAGCAGCTCTGCCCTGCCCTGCGGCTGGTCGAGGGCCGGCACGAGCAGTACGTGCAGCTGCACCACCAGATTGTCGCGGCCATTGAAACCGTGCTGCCGATCGAACGCGCGTGGTCGATCGACGAGTTTGCCTGCCGGCTCTCGCTGCATCACCGTGAGCGGGAGGCGGCGCTCGAGGTGGCCCACCGGGTGAAGGAGGCCGTGGCCACGCGGGTGGGCCCCTGCCTGCGGTGCTCGGTCGGCTTGGCGCCGAACCGTTTTCTGGCCAAGGTGGCGGCCGGGATGCGCAAGCCGGACGGCCTGACGCACCTCGGCCTGGACGACCTGCCGCACATCCTGCACCCGCTGGACCTGGGCGACCTGCCGGGCATCGGCCGCCAGATGCGGCGGCGGCTCGAGCGGTACGGGGTGCAGACGGTGCGGCAGCTCTGCGCGACGCCGCCGGAAACCATGCGGCTCATCTGGCGCAGCAAGGTAGGCGATCAGTGGGCCCAGTGGCTGCGGGGCGAGGATGTCGCCGACCGGCCCACGAGCCGGGGCAGTGTCGGGCACTCGCACGTGCTGCCGCCGGAGCTGCGGACCGACGACGGCGCGCGGGCGGTGATGATCCGGCTGCTGCACAAGGCGGCGGCGCGGCTGCGTCGGCTTGGGTACACGGCCGGGCGGATCGACGTTGGGGTCAGCCAGACCGGCGACGGCCCTGACTGGCGCGGCGGGGTCAAGCTGGGCCGCGTGCAGGACACGCCGACACTGCTCAGGGCGTTCGAGACCGTGTGGGCCTCCCGCCCGCGGGACATGCAGCCGCTGAAGGCCTCGATCACGCTGCACGGCCTGACCGCTGAGCAGGGGGTTTCGATGCCGCTGTTCGCCGACCACCAGCAGGCGGTGCGGGCCTCGCGGGTGATGGACGCCGTGAACGCCGAGCTCGGGCCGACCGCGCTGTACTTCGCGGGCATGCACGAGATCCGCAACGCGGCGCCGCTGCGGATTGCCTTCACGAATATCCCGGACGTCGCGGCCGAGGGCTCGCGCGACCCCGGGCCGGTCGCGGCCCCGCGCGGCGACCTTCCGTAG
- a CDS encoding helix-turn-helix domain-containing protein, translating to MKVFTTGQVAKICKVAPRTVSKWFDSGRLKGYRIPGSQDRRIPREYLIKFLKEHGMPLGDLEDEAMAKVLIVAQDQVLIENLKRELPAERSFRTSTAASGFEAGIQSESFHPDCIIVDFSIGHVEALQICQNLRRNTDFSETILIALLPDDGSSMSFDRSTINETFKKPFDAALLAERLRTLIGARKELV from the coding sequence ATGAAGGTCTTCACTACTGGTCAGGTCGCAAAGATCTGTAAAGTGGCCCCCCGCACGGTCAGTAAATGGTTTGATTCGGGTCGCCTTAAGGGCTACCGGATCCCCGGTTCACAGGACCGCCGCATCCCCCGCGAGTATTTGATTAAGTTCCTCAAGGAGCACGGCATGCCGCTGGGCGACCTTGAGGACGAGGCGATGGCCAAGGTGCTCATCGTCGCTCAGGACCAGGTCCTGATCGAGAACCTCAAGCGTGAGCTGCCCGCCGAAAGGTCGTTCCGCACCTCCACCGCCGCCAGCGGTTTCGAGGCCGGGATCCAGTCCGAGAGCTTCCACCCGGACTGCATCATCGTCGACTTCTCGATCGGTCATGTCGAGGCGCTGCAGATCTGCCAGAACCTGCGTCGCAACACCGACTTCAGCGAGACGATCTTGATCGCCCTGCTGCCGGACGACGGTTCGTCGATGAGCTTCGACCGCTCGACCATCAACGAGACCTTCAAGAAGCCGTTCGACGCGGCCCTCTTGGCGGAGCGTCTGCGGACCCTGATCGGGGCCCGCAAAGAGTTGGTCTAA
- the ffh gene encoding signal recognition particle protein codes for MFENLQDGLSSALKSLSGKGKLSESNMRDGLKLVERSLLEADVSYEVVRTFMKNVTEVAVGEKVLKSLNPSQQIVGTVHQELINLMGPVDHSLHLKGPGEVTVLMMCGLQGSGKTTSCGKLGRMLKQRGRKPLLVAADLQRPAAIDQLHVLGEQLDIPVYSERGEQDPVKVCNNAVKQAKKLGADTVILDTAGRLHIDDELMGQLERIDKQCNPEQIYLVCDGMTGQDAVNSAQAFNQALEIDGVIMTKLDGDARGGAALSVKQVTGVPIKFIGTGEHLDALEEFHPDRMAGRILGQGDILSLVEKAQAEFDEDEMKAQEERLAKGEFTLDDFKKQLKQITRLGPLRKVMGMIPGMGGMLDSLGDVDPENDMKQLFGIIDSMTPAEKRDPKLIDQSRRRRIAAGSGVEPHQVNELVKMFEPMSQMMKAMAGKGMKDRMKMFNQIKGDMMQNPAGALTRKKQGTGKRLSAKDKATAKKEREKMLKKLRKQKKKR; via the coding sequence ATGTTCGAAAACCTGCAAGACGGCCTCTCATCTGCCCTGAAATCTCTCAGCGGCAAAGGGAAGCTTTCCGAATCGAACATGCGGGACGGCCTGAAGCTGGTCGAGCGCTCGCTGCTGGAAGCCGACGTCAGCTACGAGGTGGTCCGCACGTTCATGAAGAACGTGACCGAGGTCGCGGTCGGCGAGAAGGTGCTCAAGTCGCTCAACCCGAGCCAGCAGATCGTCGGCACCGTGCACCAGGAGCTCATCAACCTGATGGGCCCGGTCGACCACTCGCTGCACCTCAAGGGGCCGGGCGAGGTGACCGTGCTGATGATGTGCGGCCTGCAGGGCTCCGGCAAGACGACCAGCTGCGGCAAGCTCGGTCGGATGCTCAAGCAGCGGGGGCGCAAGCCGCTGCTGGTGGCGGCCGACCTGCAGCGTCCCGCGGCGATCGACCAGCTGCACGTGCTGGGCGAGCAGCTCGACATCCCGGTGTACTCCGAGCGCGGCGAGCAGGACCCGGTCAAGGTCTGCAACAACGCGGTGAAGCAGGCCAAGAAGCTCGGCGCCGACACCGTCATCCTCGACACGGCGGGCCGGCTGCACATCGACGACGAGCTGATGGGCCAGCTCGAGCGGATCGATAAGCAGTGCAACCCTGAGCAGATCTACCTGGTCTGCGACGGCATGACCGGCCAGGACGCGGTGAACAGCGCCCAGGCGTTCAACCAGGCGCTCGAGATCGACGGCGTCATCATGACCAAGCTCGACGGCGACGCCCGCGGCGGCGCGGCGCTCTCGGTCAAGCAGGTGACCGGCGTGCCGATCAAGTTCATCGGCACCGGCGAGCACCTCGACGCGCTCGAAGAGTTCCACCCCGACCGGATGGCGGGTCGGATCCTCGGCCAGGGCGACATCCTCTCGCTGGTCGAGAAGGCGCAGGCCGAGTTCGACGAAGACGAGATGAAGGCCCAGGAGGAGCGGCTCGCCAAGGGCGAGTTCACCCTCGACGACTTCAAGAAGCAGCTCAAGCAGATCACACGGCTCGGCCCGCTGCGCAAGGTGATGGGCATGATCCCCGGCATGGGGGGCATGCTCGACAGCCTCGGCGACGTCGACCCCGAGAACGACATGAAGCAGCTGTTCGGCATCATCGACTCGATGACGCCGGCCGAGAAACGCGACCCGAAGCTCATCGACCAGAGCCGCCGCCGCCGCATCGCGGCCGGCTCGGGCGTCGAGCCCCATCAGGTGAACGAGCTGGTCAAGATGTTCGAGCCCATGAGCCAGATGATGAAGGCCATGGCGGGCAAGGGCATGAAGGACCGCATGAAGATGTTCAACCAGATCAAGGGCGACATGATGCAGAACCCGGCCGGCGCCCTGACGCGGAAGAAGCAGGGCACCGGCAAGCGGCTGTCGGCCAAGGACAAGGCGACCGCCAAGAAGGAGCGTGAGAAGATGCTCAAGAAGCTCCGCAAGCAGAAGAAGAAGCGTTAG